The Parashewanella tropica genome window below encodes:
- the dusA gene encoding tRNA dihydrouridine(20/20a) synthase DusA, with the protein MAKTSITSTNRKFSIAPMLDWTDRHYRYMARLMSKQALLYTEMVTTGAILHGKGDYLAYNDEEHPLALQLGGSNPVDLAKCAKIAEDRGYDEINLNVGCPSDRVQNGRFGACLMAEPELVADCVDAMKQVVDIPVTVKTRIGIDEQDSYEFLTTFVETVKTKGCEEFIIHARKAWLQGLSPKENREIPPLDYPRVYQLKKDFPDLHISINGGILTIDEMQQHLEYLDGVMVGREAYNNPYILSRVDNELCGQTNEVLTREQVVEQMLPYIEAHVKQGGRLNHITRHMIGLFQGLPGSRQWRRHLSENAHKAGSGIEVVEQALSKIEL; encoded by the coding sequence ATGGCAAAAACTTCAATAACATCAACCAATAGAAAATTCAGCATTGCGCCCATGCTGGATTGGACCGACCGTCATTACCGATACATGGCACGCCTTATGTCTAAACAGGCATTGCTCTATACCGAAATGGTAACAACAGGGGCAATTTTGCACGGCAAGGGTGACTATTTAGCTTATAACGATGAAGAGCATCCATTGGCATTACAGCTTGGTGGATCGAATCCTGTTGATTTGGCAAAGTGCGCCAAAATTGCTGAAGATCGTGGTTATGATGAAATTAACCTAAATGTAGGTTGTCCGTCAGATCGTGTGCAAAATGGACGTTTTGGTGCTTGCTTAATGGCTGAGCCAGAGTTAGTTGCTGACTGTGTTGATGCCATGAAACAAGTGGTGGATATTCCGGTGACGGTGAAAACGCGTATTGGTATTGATGAGCAAGACAGTTATGAGTTTTTGACCACATTCGTTGAAACCGTAAAAACAAAAGGCTGTGAAGAATTCATTATTCATGCTCGTAAGGCTTGGCTTCAAGGATTAAGCCCAAAAGAAAACCGAGAAATTCCTCCTTTGGATTATCCTCGTGTCTATCAACTAAAAAAAGACTTTCCTGATCTGCACATAAGCATCAATGGTGGCATTTTAACGATAGATGAAATGCAGCAACATCTTGAGTATCTTGATGGGGTGATGGTGGGTCGTGAAGCTTATAACAATCCTTATATTTTGAGCCGTGTCGACAACGAATTATGCGGCCAAACTAATGAAGTGCTGACACGCGAGCAAGTAGTAGAACAGATGCTGCCTTACATCGAAGCACATGTGAAGCAAGGTGGGCGTTTAAATCATATTACTCGCCATATGATCGGTTTATTTCAAGGGCTGCCAGGCTCACGTCAATGGCGTCGTCATTTAAGTGAAAACGCTCATAAAGCAGGTTCAGGTATTGAAGTTGTTGAGCAAGCATTGTCTAAAATCGAGCTGTAA
- a CDS encoding PspC domain-containing protein: MLDKIIELLKSNRLIFGTAARVSERYCWPVLWTRMLWLVCAIFAPFFALLSYIVVAVWLPSKERR; this comes from the coding sequence ATGTTAGATAAGATAATTGAGCTTTTAAAAAGCAACCGCTTGATTTTTGGTACTGCCGCAAGAGTATCTGAGCGTTATTGTTGGCCAGTGCTGTGGACTCGAATGTTATGGTTAGTGTGTGCAATATTTGCTCCGTTTTTTGCTTTACTGTCATACATAGTTGTTGCCGTATGGTTGCCTTCTAAGGAGCGAAGGTAG
- a CDS encoding copper chaperone PCu(A)C gives MIKFVKQAVTALVFIGISSTSWAANIHLISGHIRAMPASVPNTAAYLKIMNHGKAVKLVSASTPVAKEVQLHTLLTENGVVKMRQVNDYEIGTHQTLVLKPSGDHIMIIGLKKPLSIGDKVPLTLTFSDGSSNTITLPVQKVSDEDSNHSHHHHH, from the coding sequence TTGATTAAATTTGTAAAACAAGCCGTTACAGCACTCGTGTTCATTGGGATTTCTAGTACAAGTTGGGCTGCAAATATTCACTTAATATCAGGACATATTAGAGCCATGCCAGCCAGTGTTCCTAATACTGCGGCGTACTTAAAAATCATGAATCATGGCAAGGCAGTAAAGTTAGTCTCAGCATCGACTCCAGTAGCTAAAGAAGTGCAATTACACACGCTGCTCACTGAAAATGGTGTCGTAAAAATGCGTCAAGTTAACGATTATGAGATTGGTACTCACCAGACTCTCGTTTTAAAGCCTTCGGGTGATCATATTATGATCATAGGCTTAAAAAAACCGTTATCGATAGGGGATAAAGTCCCACTTACATTAACTTTTAGTGATGGCAGTTCTAACACCATAACTTTACCGGTACAGAAGGTGTCAGATGAAGACTCGAACCATAGTCACCACCATCACCATTAA
- a CDS encoding DUF2333 family protein, whose translation MTINWDRTLAKRIGWVLAAVVLLNVILSVWWSVEPDPIQPKVKKTTSGQLIVGYATTTSLIDTVNTLLDKPGGWISNDPLPPSVFMDNMPAFEFGALEQIRDLARSLRTDFSRSQSQSIEDKDLNEAQAKFNIDHTSWLIPRPETEYKDGVKHIEWYRAKISDPNNPDAQFYARADNLNEWLKQVQKRLGSLSQRLSASVETERENTDLAGDSAATQTTPTHETRIVKTSWWKIDDVFYEARGSSWALLNFMRAIEVDFADVLAKKNAQASVRQIIRELEATQQTVYSPMILNGSGFGILANHSLVMANYISRANAGIIDLTHLLSQG comes from the coding sequence ATGACGATTAATTGGGATCGCACACTTGCTAAGCGAATCGGCTGGGTGTTAGCAGCAGTTGTACTGTTGAATGTCATTCTGAGTGTTTGGTGGAGTGTTGAGCCAGATCCAATTCAACCCAAAGTGAAAAAGACAACATCAGGGCAGTTGATTGTTGGCTACGCTACAACAACGTCGTTGATCGATACTGTAAATACGTTATTGGATAAGCCCGGAGGTTGGATATCCAACGATCCGCTACCTCCGTCGGTATTTATGGATAATATGCCTGCATTTGAATTTGGCGCATTAGAGCAAATTCGCGATTTGGCGCGCAGTTTACGAACCGATTTTAGTCGCTCTCAGTCCCAATCCATTGAAGATAAAGACTTAAACGAAGCACAAGCCAAGTTTAATATTGATCATACTAGCTGGCTGATCCCAAGACCTGAAACTGAATATAAAGATGGTGTTAAACACATCGAGTGGTATCGAGCTAAAATCAGTGATCCTAATAACCCTGATGCTCAATTTTATGCCAGAGCGGATAATTTAAATGAGTGGCTAAAACAGGTACAAAAACGCTTAGGCAGTTTATCGCAACGACTATCGGCCAGTGTTGAAACAGAACGCGAAAATACAGATCTTGCTGGTGATAGTGCGGCTACTCAAACCACGCCTACCCATGAAACACGAATCGTCAAAACCAGCTGGTGGAAAATTGATGATGTGTTTTATGAAGCTCGCGGTAGTAGCTGGGCGTTGCTAAACTTTATGCGTGCAATTGAAGTGGATTTTGCTGATGTATTGGCAAAAAAGAATGCTCAAGCAAGTGTAAGACAAATTATTCGAGAGTTGGAAGCCACACAACAAACGGTTTACAGCCCTATGATTTTAAATGGTAGTGGGTTTGGAATTTTAGCCAATCACTCATTAGTGATGGCCAATTACATTTCACGTGCCAATGCAGGAATTATTGATTTAACACATCTTTTATCACAAGGATAG
- a CDS encoding TIGR04219 family outer membrane beta-barrel protein, producing the protein MKKLLLVTTLLACTSAQAATVLGAKVGVDGWNAKTTGSVAPRNSNEVNYKFDDKTQGRIWAALEHPVPLLPNLMLSANRIKADGKQGNNTIDADLSSLDATAYYELLDNDIVSLDAGITFRKFNGEFGFSPTSKVDLDKHLWMGYGSASVSLPGIDFFAFADLQAGIDESKVYDGQVGLGYEIDGLALDYRFRLGYREYNFDVSRFSGVNANLKTKGVFLGLEVDF; encoded by the coding sequence ATGAAAAAGTTATTGTTAGTTACAACATTATTGGCCTGTACTTCAGCCCAAGCAGCGACGGTTTTGGGCGCTAAAGTTGGCGTAGATGGCTGGAATGCAAAGACCACAGGTAGTGTTGCTCCAAGAAATAGCAATGAAGTCAATTACAAATTTGATGATAAAACTCAAGGTCGTATTTGGGCTGCTTTAGAGCACCCAGTTCCGTTACTTCCTAATCTAATGCTAAGTGCCAATCGCATCAAAGCTGACGGTAAGCAAGGAAACAATACAATAGACGCTGATTTGAGTAGCCTTGATGCAACGGCATACTATGAATTATTGGATAACGATATTGTGTCTTTAGATGCGGGTATCACTTTCCGTAAATTTAATGGCGAATTTGGTTTCTCACCAACGAGCAAAGTCGACTTAGATAAGCATCTATGGATGGGGTATGGTAGTGCTAGTGTAAGCCTTCCGGGTATCGATTTCTTTGCATTTGCAGACTTACAAGCCGGAATTGATGAATCTAAGGTTTATGATGGGCAAGTTGGTCTTGGTTATGAAATTGATGGACTAGCGCTGGATTACCGTTTCCGCCTTGGTTATCGCGAGTATAACTTCGATGTGAGTCGTTTTTCTGGTGTTAATGCCAACTTAAAAACCAAAGGTGTGTTTTTAGGTTTAGAAGTGGATTTTTAA
- a CDS encoding D-2-hydroxyacid dehydrogenase: protein MTNKLLLLTVENQAYINELSQYDLPDLEVVDDAPHQIRQTNIWVADPPLATPLISVAKQLQWLQSTYAGVDALIPTFNRSNYQLTNVQGTFGPLMSEYVFGYLLSIYRNHQHYTDSQSKQIWSPVIDDGIAGKRLLIIGAGSIGQHLASTAQHFGMKVIGVNQSGQDRPHFDSTIPLTELESELVLADVVVSVLPKTPQTKNLLNETRLSLLKSNAILFNIGRGDAVDIDALAQQLMGQPKQKAILDVFPQEPLLASHPLWQLENAIITPHVAAPSSPKDVIKVFAENYLRWIEGKPLNYSIDFEKGY from the coding sequence ATGACAAATAAACTCCTATTACTAACTGTTGAAAACCAAGCTTATATAAATGAGCTCTCTCAATACGATCTCCCCGATCTTGAAGTTGTAGATGATGCGCCTCATCAAATCCGTCAGACCAATATTTGGGTCGCCGATCCACCGCTCGCCACTCCGCTAATTTCAGTCGCTAAACAATTACAGTGGCTGCAATCTACCTACGCTGGTGTTGATGCTTTAATACCAACATTCAATCGTTCTAACTACCAGTTAACCAATGTGCAAGGCACGTTTGGCCCTTTGATGAGCGAATATGTGTTTGGGTATTTATTATCGATATACCGTAATCATCAGCATTATACTGACAGTCAATCCAAGCAAATTTGGTCACCTGTTATTGATGATGGGATCGCAGGTAAACGCTTACTGATCATAGGTGCAGGAAGCATTGGTCAACATTTAGCTTCAACGGCTCAGCATTTTGGTATGAAGGTTATTGGCGTAAATCAATCAGGGCAAGATCGCCCTCACTTTGATAGCACCATACCATTAACAGAGTTAGAATCTGAATTAGTGCTAGCGGATGTCGTAGTAAGTGTTTTACCTAAAACTCCGCAAACCAAAAATCTACTCAATGAAACTCGATTGAGTTTACTTAAGTCCAACGCCATTTTATTTAATATCGGTCGCGGTGATGCCGTAGATATTGATGCTTTAGCCCAACAATTAATGGGGCAGCCTAAGCAAAAAGCCATTTTAGATGTATTTCCCCAAGAACCTCTATTAGCGTCACATCCGCTGTGGCAACTTGAAAACGCAATTATAACGCCGCACGTTGCAGCCCCAAGCTCCCCAAAAGACGTAATTAAGGTGTTTGCAGAAAATTACTTACGATGGATTGAGGGTAAACCACTTAACTACTCGATTGATTTTGAAAAGGGTTATTAA
- a CDS encoding glycerophosphodiester phosphodiesterase, with protein MTLTVFAHRGASGYEPENTLKAFSKALEQGATSFELDVYNVEGHLIVFHDENLKRLTGIDKAIADCNLDELAEFDIQGEPIPTLLEVLQLLKHCEINIELKGPNTAEPLIEMYPTFLDLFDLTPSQLLISSFDHQGLLQVRQALPNARIAPLYHEFPDTFNQVIETLQPDAIHVSLTMLKQNPKKLEQLQAITKVHVFTVNEKDDINTVLDLGLAGIFCDYPDRALKWIRDYDK; from the coding sequence ATGACGTTAACTGTTTTTGCCCACAGAGGCGCCAGTGGCTATGAACCAGAAAACACCTTAAAGGCTTTTTCAAAAGCACTTGAACAAGGTGCCACTAGCTTTGAGTTAGACGTTTACAATGTCGAAGGGCACTTAATCGTATTCCACGATGAAAACTTAAAACGGCTCACCGGAATAGATAAAGCCATAGCTGATTGCAACTTAGATGAGTTAGCAGAGTTTGATATTCAAGGGGAACCCATCCCTACACTATTGGAAGTGTTACAGCTACTTAAACATTGTGAGATCAATATTGAGCTCAAAGGACCTAATACCGCTGAGCCCCTAATCGAAATGTACCCAACATTCCTCGATCTATTTGATCTCACTCCTTCACAATTATTGATTTCATCTTTTGATCATCAAGGGCTATTACAAGTTCGGCAAGCCTTGCCTAATGCTCGAATCGCACCGCTCTACCATGAATTTCCTGACACGTTTAATCAGGTGATTGAAACACTCCAACCAGATGCCATCCATGTTTCTTTAACTATGCTCAAACAAAACCCAAAAAAGCTTGAACAATTACAAGCGATTACCAAGGTCCATGTTTTCACCGTGAATGAAAAAGATGATATAAACACTGTCTTAGATCTTGGGTTAGCGGGGATTTTTTGTGATTACCCAGATAGGGCACTGAAATGGATAAGGGACTATGACAAATAA
- a CDS encoding mechanosensitive ion channel domain-containing protein encodes MWRNLSLLIIISFCLSSFSSIANNLLPISPRASLTQTQQSQDLKAPEDIHHHIQLLAKQTETYQQALLGYEKEKLQINQKIIQEKEKVSTISGTNVPEQAISANLLMSRLKEQESVLSQDINELITRRNHLPKEIKQARERLNQHKKITSSRLSNNNTFAQLQRQLYQKQIETLDSELSSIPNRLNLAQLRLQLLQLKQHNQEQLIESLNQYMILARQKQTALTIAQSIQQPNNHSNPLSLELNKQNQNLAKQLVSLITQINQVVKQQEHAESLYQKQAKQIAEIQEQLSWGRLNSVFGEHFIQTLDSLPKPPVLSKLEQTIADVRLEHYQLEQRLNGNQQRLGQQKPSLTVIKNGISAQQSLLSQLVKDYEQYLQELDKLSVSYRQLAEQHTQLTNMLNEQLFWLPNASIINKQWLIDIGLSIRWLVEQDYIGQLSRNIEHQSQDWLWWLIVLTVCLAAQDLIRNRFRSLLRKNLGSVGNVTQDSFTYTLHTLLITVFYSMIKPTPIILAGYLLLSSSIALIHASGAALLAIGLFYLIHRIIYVISLPEGLLVAHFKRPAEMVARGYGYFKRFYYLNLGLIACIGFSQYIQLPLLKNSIGRGAFILLCLQLFCLVRHQHRLMEYYKQQSATTNTRLLQRTLWQLLKLSPLAAAVLAFTGYYFTAYEMLFQLLFSVFMALGVLLAYQLIKRWMLIERRRIAFDRAKAKRAEILAQRERGDTSQNPDSSEFYEEPVVDLETISSQSLGLVRSLLILGLCAGLIGLWTQTHSALFSFFDGITLWHSNVDGLSVPVTLKTLLYGIVVFGFSMMIAANLPGLLELTILQRLELTSGTGFAITTVSRYFVLLIGMLIGFNTLGVEWSKLQWLIAALSVGLGFGLQEIFANFISGLIILFEKPVRIGDTVTIRDLTGTVSKIQIRATTIIDWDRKEIIVPNKAFITEQLVNWSLSDPITRVTINVSTARDSDPAKVEAALYQAVQECKHTLSIPEPEVWFAGFGAHTQDYEIRAFATDMASRWPLRHELHKRITQSLKDNDLELSYPQLEIHLNSMKEPAGIIK; translated from the coding sequence ATGTGGCGTAACCTTAGTTTATTGATAATTATTAGCTTTTGTCTGAGTTCTTTCTCGAGTATTGCTAATAATCTGCTGCCTATTTCACCCAGAGCCTCGTTAACCCAAACGCAACAATCACAGGACTTGAAAGCACCTGAAGATATTCATCATCACATCCAATTGTTGGCGAAACAAACAGAAACCTACCAACAAGCTCTACTGGGTTATGAAAAAGAAAAGTTACAGATAAATCAGAAAATTATTCAGGAAAAAGAAAAGGTTTCAACGATTTCAGGCACAAATGTACCTGAACAAGCCATTTCTGCAAACTTACTAATGAGTCGCCTCAAAGAGCAAGAGAGTGTTCTTTCTCAAGATATCAATGAATTAATTACAAGACGAAACCATTTACCCAAAGAAATTAAGCAAGCACGTGAACGATTAAATCAACATAAAAAAATAACCAGCTCTCGCCTATCAAATAATAATACCTTCGCACAACTTCAGCGCCAGTTATACCAAAAGCAGATAGAAACGCTTGATTCTGAGCTTTCAAGTATTCCTAACCGGTTAAATTTGGCACAGCTACGTCTACAACTGCTGCAACTCAAGCAACACAACCAAGAGCAATTGATTGAATCACTTAATCAGTACATGATTTTGGCTAGGCAGAAACAAACAGCATTGACTATCGCCCAAAGTATTCAACAGCCAAATAACCATTCAAACCCGCTGTCATTAGAGCTCAATAAGCAAAACCAAAACCTTGCAAAGCAATTAGTCAGTTTGATTACTCAAATAAACCAAGTCGTCAAACAACAAGAACACGCTGAAAGCTTATATCAAAAGCAAGCTAAGCAAATCGCCGAAATTCAAGAACAATTGTCTTGGGGGAGACTCAACTCAGTGTTTGGTGAACATTTCATCCAAACGTTAGACAGTCTCCCTAAACCACCCGTTCTCAGCAAACTAGAGCAAACCATTGCCGATGTAAGACTCGAACATTATCAATTAGAGCAAAGGCTTAATGGCAACCAGCAGCGACTTGGGCAACAAAAACCTAGCTTAACAGTCATCAAGAATGGGATTTCAGCTCAACAATCCTTGCTCTCACAATTAGTCAAAGACTACGAACAATATTTACAAGAACTCGACAAACTCAGTGTCAGCTATCGTCAATTAGCAGAGCAACATACTCAATTAACCAATATGCTCAATGAGCAGCTATTTTGGCTACCCAATGCCAGTATTATCAACAAACAATGGTTAATTGATATCGGCCTGAGCATTCGGTGGTTAGTAGAACAAGATTATATTGGACAGCTGAGCCGAAACATCGAACATCAAAGCCAAGACTGGCTATGGTGGTTGATCGTTCTTACCGTTTGCTTGGCAGCACAGGATCTGATCCGCAATCGTTTTCGCAGTCTATTAAGGAAGAACTTAGGCAGCGTGGGTAATGTAACTCAAGACAGCTTTACCTATACCTTGCATACGCTTTTGATCACGGTGTTTTACAGCATGATCAAACCCACACCCATCATCTTAGCGGGCTACTTACTGCTGTCATCGTCCATCGCATTAATCCATGCAAGCGGTGCTGCCTTGCTGGCTATCGGGCTATTTTATTTGATTCATAGGATCATTTATGTCATCAGCTTACCGGAAGGACTATTAGTGGCTCACTTTAAACGTCCCGCCGAGATGGTCGCTCGTGGCTATGGATATTTCAAGCGCTTTTACTATCTCAATTTAGGCTTGATTGCCTGTATTGGTTTTAGCCAATACATACAACTCCCTTTGCTCAAAAACAGCATTGGCCGTGGCGCATTCATTCTTCTTTGCTTACAGCTTTTTTGTTTAGTACGTCACCAACACCGATTAATGGAGTATTACAAACAACAATCCGCAACCACCAATACCAGACTATTGCAACGCACTTTATGGCAACTCCTTAAATTATCGCCCTTAGCTGCGGCAGTACTCGCGTTTACTGGCTATTACTTTACCGCCTATGAAATGCTGTTCCAGTTGCTGTTTTCTGTGTTCATGGCACTGGGTGTTCTACTCGCTTATCAGTTGATCAAACGCTGGATGCTGATTGAACGACGCCGGATTGCCTTTGATCGCGCCAAAGCAAAACGGGCTGAAATTCTAGCTCAACGTGAACGAGGTGACACCTCACAAAACCCCGATAGTTCAGAATTTTACGAAGAGCCAGTCGTTGATTTAGAAACCATTTCTAGTCAGTCGCTTGGCTTAGTACGCTCCTTACTGATCCTTGGGTTATGTGCAGGCTTGATTGGCCTTTGGACTCAAACCCACTCTGCTTTATTTTCATTCTTTGATGGCATTACATTATGGCACTCTAACGTTGATGGACTGTCGGTGCCTGTGACCTTAAAAACCTTACTCTACGGCATCGTTGTGTTTGGCTTTTCAATGATGATTGCGGCTAATTTACCCGGCTTATTAGAGCTCACCATCCTTCAGCGGCTAGAGTTAACATCAGGTACAGGTTTTGCGATCACCACTGTCAGTCGTTATTTTGTATTACTGATTGGCATGCTGATTGGTTTTAATACGCTGGGTGTTGAATGGTCCAAACTGCAATGGCTGATAGCGGCCTTATCCGTTGGTTTAGGCTTTGGGTTACAAGAGATCTTTGCCAACTTTATCTCAGGCTTGATCATTTTGTTTGAAAAACCCGTGCGCATTGGTGATACCGTCACTATTCGAGACTTGACTGGCACCGTCAGTAAAATTCAAATCCGTGCTACCACCATTATCGATTGGGATCGCAAAGAGATCATTGTTCCCAATAAGGCCTTTATTACTGAGCAGTTAGTCAACTGGTCATTGTCCGATCCCATCACTCGTGTGACCATTAATGTTTCTACCGCAAGGGATTCCGATCCAGCTAAAGTGGAAGCAGCACTTTATCAAGCTGTACAAGAATGTAAGCATACTCTCAGCATACCCGAACCTGAAGTTTGGTTTGCTGGCTTTGGTGCTCATACCCAAGACTATGAGATCCGTGCGTTTGCCACCGATATGGCGAGCCGCTGGCCACTTCGCCATGAACTTCATAAACGTATCACTCAATCATTGAAAGATAACGATCTCGAGTTATCGTATCCACAATTGGAAATTCATTTGAACTCAATGAAAGAACCAGCGGGGATCATCAAATGA
- the asd gene encoding archaetidylserine decarboxylase (Phosphatidylserine decarboxylase is synthesized as a single chain precursor. Generation of the pyruvoyl active site from a Ser is coupled to cleavage of a Gly-Ser bond between the larger (beta) and smaller (alpha chains). It is an integral membrane protein.) yields the protein MDKVKIAIQYMLPKHFLSRLVGKLAAAQLGKLTTFFIKWFIKQYKIDMSEAKDSNPEAYKTFNLFFTRELKDGIRPICDDEKILAHPVDGAVSQLGPIKDGEIFQAKGHSYSTLALLGDQPQDAERFKDGDFATIYLAPKDYHRLHMPITGTLSKMTYVPGELFSVNPLTAENVPGLFARNERVVAIFETEIGPIAMVLVGATIVASIETVWAGTVTPPAGKQVFTWEYPTEGKDAITLQKGEEMGRFKLGSTIVMCFEKDAIEKFADGVEPKATTRMGQPFAHIK from the coding sequence GTGGATAAAGTAAAGATTGCGATTCAGTATATGCTTCCAAAGCACTTTTTATCGCGTCTGGTGGGCAAGTTAGCCGCCGCTCAATTAGGAAAATTGACCACTTTCTTCATCAAGTGGTTTATCAAGCAATACAAAATCGACATGAGTGAGGCCAAAGACTCTAATCCTGAAGCTTACAAGACCTTTAACTTGTTCTTCACTCGTGAGCTTAAAGATGGTATTCGCCCAATTTGTGATGATGAGAAAATACTGGCACACCCAGTTGATGGTGCTGTAAGCCAACTTGGCCCCATTAAAGATGGTGAAATCTTCCAAGCCAAAGGTCATTCATATTCAACATTAGCGTTATTAGGTGACCAGCCACAAGATGCGGAGCGATTCAAAGACGGTGACTTTGCCACTATTTATCTGGCGCCAAAAGATTACCATCGTTTGCACATGCCGATCACAGGTACGCTGTCGAAAATGACTTATGTACCGGGCGAGCTGTTTTCTGTTAACCCATTAACCGCCGAAAACGTGCCGGGACTGTTTGCCCGTAACGAGCGTGTCGTGGCTATTTTCGAAACCGAAATTGGCCCTATCGCAATGGTGTTAGTTGGCGCGACGATTGTTGCTAGTATCGAAACCGTTTGGGCGGGTACAGTTACTCCGCCAGCGGGTAAGCAAGTGTTCACATGGGAATACCCTACTGAAGGTAAAGACGCCATTACTTTGCAAAAAGGTGAAGAAATGGGTCGTTTTAAACTCGGCAGTACGATTGTGATGTGTTTTGAGAAAGATGCGATTGAAAAGTTTGCCGATGGCGTAGAGCCCAAAGCGACCACTCGTATGGGTCAACCCTTTGCTCACATCAAGTAA
- the rsgA gene encoding small ribosomal subunit biogenesis GTPase RsgA, with protein MSKKKLSKGQLRRMRANHQKRLQRKNEAPEVELENDSLGPEQTGRVISRFGQHVDIEIDSGEVIRCNIRRTIQSLVTGDNVIVRIAQEQTSTIAGVVEAVEPRTSSLTRPDLYDGVKIIAANIDQILIVTSVVPAFSTQIIDRYLVAAEDTGIKPVIVLNKVDLLDEETRELLTEALAVYQQLGYQVFEVSSQTAEGVDTVKQLLDNKTSIFVGQSGVGKSSLINALMPDADLLTGEVSENSGLGQHTTTAAKLLHLKGSGDLIDSPGVREFALWHLPPEKVAWGFVEFRDYLGTCKFRDCKHLDDPGCALQAAFEEGNIDEERFENFHRIIASLDEQRHARQFRSGSDE; from the coding sequence GTGAGTAAAAAGAAGCTCAGTAAAGGGCAATTACGTCGCATGCGCGCGAATCATCAAAAGCGCCTACAACGTAAAAATGAAGCACCTGAAGTTGAACTGGAAAACGACAGTTTAGGACCTGAACAAACGGGTCGTGTCATTTCGCGCTTCGGTCAACATGTGGATATCGAGATCGACTCTGGTGAAGTGATCCGTTGTAATATCCGTCGAACCATTCAGAGTTTGGTGACCGGTGACAACGTCATTGTTCGCATTGCACAAGAGCAAACCAGCACCATTGCAGGTGTTGTTGAAGCCGTTGAACCTAGAACCTCTAGCCTAACTCGTCCAGACTTATATGATGGCGTAAAAATTATTGCTGCCAACATCGATCAAATTTTGATTGTGACTTCTGTTGTGCCTGCATTCAGCACTCAGATCATTGACCGCTACTTAGTCGCCGCTGAAGACACTGGCATCAAGCCTGTCATCGTACTAAACAAAGTCGATTTACTAGACGAAGAAACCCGTGAATTATTAACCGAAGCCTTAGCCGTTTATCAGCAATTAGGCTATCAAGTGTTTGAAGTCAGTAGCCAAACGGCAGAAGGCGTTGACACGGTTAAACAACTACTCGATAACAAAACAAGCATATTTGTAGGGCAATCTGGAGTTGGTAAGTCCTCACTAATCAACGCATTAATGCCAGATGCGGACCTCCTCACTGGAGAAGTCTCTGAAAATTCTGGATTGGGTCAACACACCACCACTGCAGCGAAGCTATTGCACCTTAAAGGCAGTGGCGATTTAATTGATTCTCCCGGTGTACGCGAATTTGCCCTTTGGCATTTACCGCCTGAAAAGGTAGCATGGGGGTTTGTCGAATTTAGGGATTACCTCGGTACCTGTAAGTTCCGAGATTGTAAGCACTTAGACGATCCTGGCTGTGCCTTACAAGCCGCCTTTGAAGAAGGTAACATCGATGAAGAACGTTTCGAAAACTTTCATCGCATTATTGCCAGCCTTGATGAGCAACGACATGCTCGTCAATTTAGAAGTGGCTCAGACGAATAA